A region from the Phyllopteryx taeniolatus isolate TA_2022b unplaced genomic scaffold, UOR_Ptae_1.2 contig_24, whole genome shotgun sequence genome encodes:
- the LOC133473312 gene encoding zinc finger and SCAN domain-containing protein 2-like: protein MCKVDMIRALLNARLSAAVEEICVVFERTVAEYEEELSRTKEENESQRQLLDALFKSRDQARRTDVREDLHCEQQQQLASPPIKEEEQETYVTKFPSTFIPLKSEGQGQSEENKGAEPPNISSIQCYQVMVTEGDGDHCGGSQADSLSIRLLDSDDMASHSPDTDDDGHSKGDTACHSDDKQWKCSHCDKTFTYKSSLKRHLSTHTGEKPFTCSVCGKGFTQKGHLRAHMRTHTGEKPFACSFCNLSFSQRSSLGPHMRTHTGEKPYSCSVCGKSFSVSLNLIRHQRTHTGEKAFSCSMCDEQFSYKYQMNKHVCAGEKSSGQ, encoded by the exons ATGTGTAAAGTTGACATGATAAGAGCGTTGCTGAATGCGCGACTGAGTGCGGCCGTCGAAGAAATCTGTGTTGTGTTTGAAAGAACGGTAgcggagtacgaggaggaactttctCGGACGAAAGAGGAAAACGAGAGTCAgcgtcaactactggacgctcTTTTCAAGTCTCGAGATCAAGCACGCCGAACAG ATGTCCGTGAAGATCTTCATtgtgagcagcagcagcagcttgcGTCTCCTcccattaaagaggaagagcaaGAGACTTATGTCACCAAGTTTCCATCCACCTTTATCCCTTTGAAAAGTGAAGgtcaaggtcaaagtgaggagaacAAAGGGGCGGAACCTCCAAACATTAGCTCAATTCAGTGTTATCAAGTCATGGTAAcggaaggtgatggagaccactgcggaggatcacaagcagacagcCTCTCAATTCGACTGTTAGATAGTGACGACATGGCGTCCCACTCTCCTGACACTGACGATGATGGCCACTCTAAAGGTGACACGGCATGTCACTCTGACGACAAgcaatggaaatgttctcattgTGACAAAACCTTTACGTATAAGTCGTCATTAAAAAGACACTTAAGTACACACaccggggagaaaccttttacctgttcagtttgtggtaaagggTTCACTCAGAAGGGGCATTTAAGagcacacatgagaacacacactggagagaaaccttttgcctgttcatTCTGCAACTTAAGTTTCAGTCAACGTTCATCGTTGGGtccacacatgagaacacacactggagagaaaccttattcctgctcagtttgtggtaaaagtttCTCTGTAAGTCTCAATTTGATTAGACACCAAAGAACACACACCGGTGAGAAAGCATTTAGCTGCAGCATGTGCGATGAACAATTTTCTTATAAGTATCAGATGAACAAACACGTGTGTGCcggtgagaagagcagtggtcAATGA